The window ATGACAGTAAAACAAGGATGGAATTTCTTGAGCTGATTGGCCGCAGAGGCAATCATAAATGGTAAGCCGCGCGTTTCTGATACAGCATATAACCTTAAACTAAGGAAAAAAAATGAACAGAATCTTAAAGAGATATTTTATCGCGATAATGGCTGTTATTTTTACTCCGGTCTTTATCCATGCCGCCGATCACGCCGTTATTCTTCAATACCATAATTTTGGAAGCGGGCTCGCGCCTGAGACGAGCGTTACTCTCGAACGGTTCAAAGCTCAGCTGGAAGAACTTAAGAAGAATGATTCCGCCGTATGGCCACTCTCAAAGATTATCTCTAATCTCAGGGAAGGGAAAAGTCTTCCGGATATGTGTGTTGCCATAACGATTGACGACGCTTACAGATCGGTTTATGAAAAGGCCTATCCTCTTCTGCTGGAATACCAATTTCCGGCAACGGTTTTTGTAGCTACTGAAGGTGTGGATATGAATCTGGAGACCTATTTGAGCTGGGATCAGATGCGTGAAATGAGTGGATCAGGAATAACCTTTGCCAGCCACAGCAGCAGCCACGCGTATTTGATACGAAGGAAAAAAGATGAATCACCGGCAGATTGGGAAAGAAGGGTCAGAGAAGATATAACTTCTTCGATTGAAAGATTAGAGTCGATGCTGGAAGAAGAGGTTGATTTTTTCGCGTATCCGTACGGCGAATATAATCTGCGTCTTAAGAAGATTATAACCGAGCTTGATCTCGTAGCTTTCGGGCAGCATTCAGGGGCTGTATGGAGGGGGAGTGATTTTGCCGCTCTGCCTAGAT of the Candidatus Krumholzibacteriota bacterium genome contains:
- a CDS encoding polysaccharide deacetylase family protein; translated protein: MNRILKRYFIAIMAVIFTPVFIHAADHAVILQYHNFGSGLAPETSVTLERFKAQLEELKKNDSAVWPLSKIISNLREGKSLPDMCVAITIDDAYRSVYEKAYPLLLEYQFPATVFVATEGVDMNLETYLSWDQMREMSGSGITFASHSSSHAYLIRRKKDESPADWERRVREDITSSIERLESMLEEEVDFFAYPYGEYNLRLKKIITELDLVAFGQHSGAVWRGSDFAALPRFPVSGKYSEIKSFRVKIRSFPLPVISEQPESPIIKSGSKPPALRLKLKPGDYISSSIACYVSGQGKADINWIDRENNIIEVSAKDYLPKGRSRYNITAIDKDGSRYYWYSHLWITIPSEKSSEKE